The Sphaerisporangium siamense genome includes the window CGGGTCGTGAGCACCGCCAGAGAGCCCAGGCCGGGGACCGGCGCGCCGGCGAGCGTGTTCCGGTCCTCGCCGGGCTTGGTGGCGCAGGAGAGGTCGGACGGCGCCAGCGGCGGGATGCCGACCGGCGGCGTGGACGCCTTCACGCCGTACGCGTGGGCGTCGAAGACCAGCACCGGCGGGACGAAGCGCACGCGCGCGCACGCGGGGAGCAAGACGCCCGCGTGGGCGGCCAGATCGTCCGCGCACGTCTCGTACGTGCCCGCGCGGGCCGCGGTGACCTCGACCTTCGCCGTGCAGGACGCCGTGCCCTTGGGCAGCGTGCCCGTCACCTTGACCTGCCCCGCCGACGGGGTCACGGTCGCGTCCGCGCACGTGGTGGCCGGGGTCGCGCCCGTCGGCGCGAGGCCCGCAGGGAGCCGCTCGGTGAACGACCAGCCCTTCTTCACCGCGAGCTCACTGGTGTTGGTGATCGTGAAGGTGAGCGTGACGGGCTTGCCGACCTCGGCGGAGGCGGGGGAGTAGTCCACGTCGAGCTGCGGGGTGACGTCCAGGACGCGGACGTTGTCGTAGGCGTGGTCGTTGCCGTACCCGCTGCCCTGGAAGTTGACCAGCCGGAGCCCGACCGTGGACCCGCCGAACAACACCGGGCCGTCGCTGGTGTAGGTGCCGACCGCTATGCCGTCGATGACCGTGGACGCGTCCACGCACGGCTCGATCGGCGTCGTGAAGGTGGGCACCGCCTTCCCGCCGTCGAGCAGGTAGAACCCCAGCTTGGCGTGGTTGGCGTAGCAGTTCACCTCCGCCACGTCGACCGAGAAGGTCAGGAAGCGGTCCGGCGCGCCGATCGGGACGGGCTTGGCCGCCTGGATCTGCGTCTTGCCCGCGCCCGGGTCGGCGTGGGTGTAGGCGGTCACGGCGTGGTTGGTCTGCGGGTCGCCGCCCGCCCACTTGCCGAGCGTGCCGGCGAGCTGCTTGACCGAGCCCCACCAGCCGCCGCAGCCGGTGGCGGGCGGCACGGCGTCCGGGGCCTGCCGCGACACGATCCAGCCGTTGCAGTTCGCCAGGAAGGCCGGGTCGGCGGTGTAGGTCTGCGTGACGGGCGCGGTGCCCGTGTAGCCGGTGACGAGGGTCGGCGTGCCGCCCTGCCCGTTCTCGAAGCTCTCGGCGAAGACGACCCTCGGTGCCTTGGGCGCGGCGAGCGCCCCCGCCTGTGCCGGGGAGTGCGCCTGAAGGACGACGATCGTTGTGGCCGACAGGACGAGCGCGGCGAACCCGGCGGGCGCGCCACGCCGTGTGCCCGGCGCGCGACCGCGTACGCGTGAATGTCTCACGTGCGTAATCCCTTCTGTTGACCGGACGACGTCACCGAATGTAAATGCTC containing:
- a CDS encoding choice-of-anchor P family protein, producing the protein MRHSRVRGRAPGTRRGAPAGFAALVLSATTIVVLQAHSPAQAGALAAPKAPRVVFAESFENGQGGTPTLVTGYTGTAPVTQTYTADPAFLANCNGWIVSRQAPDAVPPATGCGGWWGSVKQLAGTLGKWAGGDPQTNHAVTAYTHADPGAGKTQIQAAKPVPIGAPDRFLTFSVDVAEVNCYANHAKLGFYLLDGGKAVPTFTTPIEPCVDASTVIDGIAVGTYTSDGPVLFGGSTVGLRLVNFQGSGYGNDHAYDNVRVLDVTPQLDVDYSPASAEVGKPVTLTFTITNTSELAVKKGWSFTERLPAGLAPTGATPATTCADATVTPSAGQVKVTGTLPKGTASCTAKVEVTAARAGTYETCADDLAAHAGVLLPACARVRFVPPVLVFDAHAYGVKASTPPVGIPPLAPSDLSCATKPGEDRNTLAGAPVPGLGSLAVLTTRASGVVDAAGLRTATASATTARLDLLRGVITADEIVATAKAADDDTGKVTAAGGVRLTNLRINGRQVVDPEVNLTVDIPQVAKVVVNEQVPGPGGRGVTVNAIHVRTLAGVEVIVSHARASLTVPGQTCPII